TAAGAGATTGTTGAAAGAGATAGAGGATAGTTGTAGCACCGACACTCAGAAGCAGATAAGGACGCGCTAGGGTTGTGATTGGAATTCCGCAGGCGAGGATCGCAGTGAGCTCTTGGCGTCGGCGAAGTTGATTTAAGGAATATAGTATCGCGAAGAGAAGCGCTATCGGGAGGGTAGTATATGTGAGGAGTGGGAGTTGTGCGGTGTAATAAGAAATGACGCGGGCAAGGGGTGTTTTGTGTTCAAGAAAATCGTCTAGGGTGCCAAATAGATCGGCGATAATCCACAGGGAGGCGAGCGCTAGAAGGTTGAAAATAAATGGGAGAGCGAAGGATTGCAGAAGATAACGTTCGATACGAGTTATCATGGTATCATGGTATTATGGCATATTGAGGTAGGATGTTTGTTGTTTTCGTGAGGCGTAACACTAGCCATAGTGGCCGGCATGGAAGCGTCAGCCAATGTTAATGTGTCAGTTTTTTCTTCGCTCATTCAGAGGCAATATGAAAGTCTGGATCGAGTCGTCAAAGCTTCGGAGTCAGCTCTTTTGAAGATAGAGAAGATTGCTGTGTGCGTGGTAGAGGTATTGCGGGAAGGGGGGAAAATTTTGACTGCTGGCAACGGCGGGAGCGCGGCTGACGCTCTGCACATGGCAGAGGAGTTTGTTGGGCGCTACGCCAAGAATAGGGTTTCATTACCTGCATTGGCTTTATGTGCGGATGGCACTGCTTTAACTTGCATTGCTAACGACTATGGGTTTGAGGATGTGTTTGCGCGGCAGGTAGAGGGATTGGGCCGTAAGGGTGATGCGTTGATTATTTTTTCTACGAGTGGAAATTCTAAAAATCTGCTTCTTGCTCTGCAAGTGGCAAAGAGAAAAGGCCTTAAGACAATTGCTTTTTTAGGGAAACAAGGAGGCATGTGCGCAGGACATGCGGATCTGGAATGGATCGTTCCCAGCGAGATGACGGCGCGCATTCAGGAGATGCACACGTGGGCATTGCACTGCATTTTAGAATGCGTAGATGCAGTTTATGAGTAAGATTCAAAAGAGGGTGCCGGCGCCAATCTGAAGGTGCGAAATCAATCGCCGGCAAGCGCGCGGCAGGTGGCTGATAGCTCACGCATCTTTTGTGAAAGGCGATCTATAGCTAAACGAATTTGTTTAATATTTTCTTGGACTGAAGGAATGGAGGCAACGTCTTGTTCAATAAGTGAAAATTCAAGCACGATGCAGGCGAGATCATTCGCCATGTCGTGAGCAATACGTCGTGCCTGGTGAGAAAGTGATGGAGTCGCGGGATCAGGAATCGGCATATTGTGGAATCAGTTGCCCGTCCAGTTTTTAATCCATTGATGGACATTTTCAGGCTTACTCCCAAGGCTCCAAAGGTCGTAGAGGCCTTGGTTAAAACGTGCCTGCGTGAGACTCGAGTAACCATAAGGACGGCGGTAAGGATCGATAAAATGATAGGGAGGTGTAGAGGAGACATGGTTGAGTTTGGCTTGATAATAGACGGGAATGGAAGGAGAGCTGGGCGTGGCCTGAGGGGGGATGTTGGGATCTCCTCCACGCAACGCGCCGTAGAGTATGTTGCCAGCTGAAATGTAAGCACTCGTTTCTGTGGTGTAAGCTTCACCGGCCTGAGGAACACTGGCTTCAGGGTAATCGCCTTGCTCATCTTTGTAGCTTTGTAGCGCTAGCTCAAGCGCTGCGATTTCAGCTTGAGCTCGGCTGCGTTTCCCTTTTTCGAGAGCGAGTGGTGCTATGCCTGCTATTATGCCTGCCAGTAGGCCCACAACTGCCATAGCTACGAGTAATTCGATTAACGTAAAGCCAGCCTTCTGTCGTGTAAGGGAGATTTTTGGAAGGGACATGCGTTTATCCTACCACGTGACGATGAAGTTGCGTTGATTGGTTTCTTTTAAACCTTTCGGACCTAAACTCCAGACTGCCGCAGTCGCATTAATCGAAACGTAGCCGCTTACATTGCGAACATCTGGAAGGTCGGTGATGACTCCGTCGAGATTATCGTCGATACGGATCTGGAAATCGTTTTTCCACGGATCAAGAACCTTAGTTGCTAGTTTTGGATTGGGGTTATCTAGGTATTTAACGGGGAATTCGACGAAGACAATTTGCCGTGCGTTGAGAGGCGAGGCTTCTGCTCCAGAAAGCATCGCGTATGCTTGTGTTGGCTCAACCTGACTACCCACTGCAAGAGGCCATCTTTGATATTCGGCTAAGTATTGAGTAAAGCCGTTGACCATATTTTGAGCTATTGTGAGTGCTTCTACACTTTTGGCACGTTTCATGACCATCGGAACCACGGCAACCGCCAGCGAGAGAAGTATCCCAATGATGGCGACTACAACAAGTAGTTCAACGAGCGTAAAAGCTTGTATCTTGGGGTTCCTCGACATTCTTGAGAGTAGGGACATGGCGTTTAGGCGTGGCAGTAATTTGGATGCTAAGAAGTTTTTACGCGGCTTGCAACGTGTTTTCAAAGTTCGCAAAGTCCTGCATGGGCGCCTATACGAGCATCCTACCAGGATTAGCTTTTGTAAATAGCAGTGCCTTGTGTTAGTCTAATCATGTATGTCTTCCCTCGCTTCCAAAGCGCTACATCTTGAAAACTTGCGAGTGCGCGATTTTCTTCCGTTGATCACACCAGCGGAAATCCACCAACGCTACCCCATCTCAAATCGTGCGGCAGAAATCGTGCATCAAGGCCGTGAGACTATTAAGGCTATTCTCCGTGGCCAAGATCGACGACTGCTAGTAATCGTAGGCCCCTGTTCGATTCATGACGTAACAGGAGCTATGGATTATGCCCAGCGACTTGTTCAGCTCCGTCCGAAGATTGAAGATGCAATCTACCTAGTGATGCGCGTTTATTTCGAGAAACCGCGAACAACAATCGGCTGGAAAGGATTAATCAACGATCCCCACATCAACAACACAACGGACATCAACAGCGGTTTAGAAATTGCCCGTAAGCTTCTTCTCGAAATTGCTGAGCTTGGTTTGCCCACTGCCACAGAAATGCTCGACCCAATCGTGCCTCAATACATCGCCGATCTCGTCTGTTGGGCTGCTATCGGAGCTCGCACGACTGAATCACAGACTCACCGTGAAATGGCCAGTGGCCTTTCGATGCCTGTCGGTTTTAAAAACAGCACCGATGGTAGTGTGCAAAACGCCATAGACGCCATGGTCTCCAGCCGCAACCCGCACAGTTTTCTAGGCATCAATGAAGAAGGTCGCACCTGCATCGTGAAAACCCGCGGCAACACTGATACCCACATCATTTTACGCGGAGGAAAACAAGGCACGAATTATGAACCCAGCTCAATCCACGCGGCTCAAGAAGCTCTACGCAAAGCCAATCTACCTCCTACGCTGATGATTGATTGCAGCCATGGCAACTCCAACAAAGTCCCCGTTAAACAACAAATTGTCTGGCAAAGTATTCTCGATCAACGCACTAAGGGCAACCACGAAATTATAGGCGCTATGATCGAAAGCTACATAGAAGAAGGCAATCAACCTCCTGCCCCTATCGAAAAACTCATCTATGGCGTCTCCATCACTGATCCGTGCATCAGTTGGCCAATGACCGAGCAAATGCTCATCGAAGGCGCTACCATTCTACGCAAAGCTCAATCTTGAGGCGGCCTGTAATTTCACGATGCTCCATAGAAAAGATACGAAGAAACGTAGCTGCCCTTTTCCTCCCCTCCACACCTCTGAATTAGTTCACGATGATCTTTACTTTATGATCCACGCCTACAATGAAGCGCGTCGAGCTTGGGAACTCGATGAAGTCCCTGTAGGTGCAGTTGTTGAATTTGCTGGCTCGATCATTGCAAAAGCTCACAATCAAGTGGAGCAGTTAAAAGATCCCACAGCTCATGCTGAAATCCTTGCTATTAGCCAAGCTGCTGCCCACATCGGCGACTGGCGTCTGAACGAAGCCACTCTATACGTGACTAAAGAACCTTGCCCGATGTGTGCCGGGGCCAGCATCATGGCTAGGCTGAAGCGTGTCGTCTTCGCCATCCCCGATCCAAAATTAGGATGCTTAGGCGGGGCTACAGCCTTACATACGATCCCCTCTTTCTATCATAGCTTAGAAGTAAGTATCGGCATTTTGGAAACCCCTTGCCGCGAGCTTCTCCAAGCATTCTTTCAAGAAAAACGCCTGTGAGACTTTTAGCCGCACTCGACAGGCTTTATTTATAATGTAAAATGTTTACGTCATGAACTATTTCTGCACTTATCACATAATATTCTTCTCTTCAATAGCCCTTCTTGCTTCAAATCCGCTTACTACACACGCTTTGACTTTATCTTTGCAAGAATGTTATCAACGTGCCGTTCGACAAAGTGAGCGTCTAGGAATTTCACGTGAAGAAATCCGCGCAGCGGAAGGTCGCTATCAACAAGCCATAGCAACATTAGTCCCTAAAGTCGTCATCCGCACAGGAGCGCAGTGGCAAGACCGACCGATCTTTGCTTTCGGTGCGGAGCCCAAAGAGACTTCTACCAGTCTGTCTTTATGGATACGCCAGCCTCTATTTAATGGTTTCCGCGAATTCCATGCTGCCTCTGCAGGCCGTGCTGAAATCCGCAGACGCATTTTTGACGAGGTGCGAGCGCGGCAGGAGCTATATATCGATATCATTACGCTCGGACGCCAAATCTTATATTACGAAAAAGACCTGAAACTTTTGGCTGAAATGGAGCAAGTCCTCAATCGCCGTGTAGAAGACCTAAAACGTCGCGTGGAACTCGGCCAGTCCCGTCCCGGTGAATTGCTTCAATCAAAAAGTGAAGTGGCTAATTTACGCGTTACGACTCAGCGCATTCAAGGTTTCCTACACGCCTCACGAGAATTGATGGCATTTTTAATCGGCCTACCCGCTTCATCCTGGACATTACGAGACAATTGGAGTTGGCCAAGACTAGAGGCACTAGAGGAATACCTAAAAAAGACAGAGACTCGTCCTGACCTCCTCGCTGCTATCGAAGCGGAACGCTCAGCACGATCTCTTCTCAAAGCCAAACAAGCTGAAACCTATCCATCCATAAATATTGAGACCCATATTTATCTTTACGAGGACCCAAAAGCGCCGCGGGACTGGAATGTCTTTTTATCTGCGGCACTTCCTATCTTTGATTTCATCGAGATCGGCGGACGAGTCAAAGAACAGAAAGCAGCCCTTCAACAATCACGCCTTTCTCTCGAGCGCCTACGTCGCACAGCCGATCAAGAAGTTCGCACCGCCTTTAGCAATTTTAATGCTCTTGTTGCCCAAATTGTCGAACTCCGCGAAGCCGAGCGCCTCGCCATTGAAAACCTCAAAGTCCAAGAAGAGGACTACACACTCGGCCGTGTAACAAACCTCGACGTCATTGATGCCTTGCGTCGTAAACTCGATCTTCAACGCCAAAAGATCAGCGCAGAGACAGAAGCTTTAATCGAATATGAACGCCTTCATGTCGCTGCAGGAGGATCGCGTTTATGACTTTATCAGAAATCGCCATCCGACGTCCCGTCTTCGCCTGGATGCTGATGTCCGCCCTGATCATATTTGGTGCAATCACCTTCAATCGTCTCGGTATAAGCTTTTTTCCCGATATAGAAGCCCAGTCGATTAACATCAGCGTGACGTGGCCCGGCGCAGCACCCGAGGTGATGGAGACTGAAATAGTCGATCGTCTGGAACAAGCCCTTGTCTCCGTCGTCGGCGTTAAAGAAATCAACTCATCCATACGTCAGAGCATTGCCAATATCACACTTGAACTTTACCCCGGCACAAATGCTGATGCCGCTATACTTGAGGTGCAGTCCGGAGTCAGCCGTGTGCGGTTGCCCGATCAAGCCGACAACCCGATCATCACTCGCAACAGCCCCAGCGATAATCCGATTATGTGGATAGGGGTTAATAGCGACTCGATGAGCCTTGCGGAGCTGATCGCCTATGCTGACCTCAATTTGCGCGATCAATTTCAGACCTTGCCGGGCGTAGGTGAAATCATTTTGAGCGGCTTTTCAGAACGAAATCTTCGCGTGTGGATCGACCGCAATAAACTCGAGCAATATGAACTTACAGCTCTCGATGTCCAACGCGCCCTGGAAAGTGAGCATATCGAGGTCGCCGCAGGTTATCTTGAGAACCCTCAACAGGAAATCAATCTTCGGGTGATGGGCGAAGGCTTATCGCCCGAATCGGTGGGCGAGATTCTGATTACCCAGCGCGGCGGTCGCCCCATTTACAACACAACGATCCGTCTCCGAGACGTCGCTCGCATCGAGGATGACCTCAATGACATCCGCCGCGTTTCAAAAATCGGTCTCGACAAGACGATCTACACCCAAAAATACGGTGCTCAGCTTAAACCAGGGGAACATGTGGTCGGGTTTCGCGGCATAGGCCTTGGTATTCGCAAATTGCCCGGCGCAAATGCTGTGGCTGTTAGCGATCGTGTGAAACAACGTGTCGAAGAAATTCGCAAACGATTACCACCATCGATCAACATGCAGGTGAATTTTGATCAAAGCGTCTTCACTCGAGAAGCTGTGCACGAGACGGAGTTCACGTTAATTTTGGCCGCGATTCTGACTTCTTTGGTCTGCTGGATTTTTTTGGGATCGTGGACTTCTACGTTGAACGTCATCATGGCAATCCCGACATCTGTCTTAGGGACTTTCATTATCATGTATTTCAGCGGATTTACACTAAACTTTTTTACGCTACTGGCCCTTTCCCTTTCCATCGGCGTTGTCGTAGATGACGCGATCATGGTGCTAGAAAATATCGTCCGTCACAAAGAGATGGGCAAAAGTTCCTGGCGAGCGGCTTTGGATGGAGCTCGAGAGATCACCTTTCCAGCATTGGCTGCCACCTTTTCCATTGTGGCGATTTTCTTTCCACTGGCTTTTACCACAGGAATCGTAGGGGAATTTTTGTTTCAATTTGCCGTGACATTTTCTGCAGCCGTCTTGCTGTCGTATGTAGAGGCGATCACATTGACGCCGATGCGTTGCTCTCAATTTTTACAAGTAGGACGCGTGAACTTTTTAACGCGCGGTGTAGATGCACTGATTCACTGGCTGAGCGCCCGTTATGTCGAGGCGCTTCGGATCGCAATCGCACATCGTTGGAAAGTGCTTGCCGGATGTGCTGCTCTTTTTTTCATTTCGCTTCAAATCCTCAGTTGGGTCCCGAAGGAGTTTGCTCCAGCGCAAGATCAAAGCATCATCTTTGTGCGGTTTCAGACTCCAGTGGGCTCTTCCCTTGAATTTACCGTGGGAAAGATGGAGGAAGTCGAGGCTTATCTGAAGCGCCGAGAAGACACCTTAAGATATTTCATTGCGGTAGGCGGCTTTGGCGGCGGTGAGGTGAATACAGGCATAGCATTTGTGACACTCGTGCCGCCTTCCCAGAGAAAGCTCCGCCAACAAGCTATTATCGAGGAATATCGCCGCGACCTCAACCGCATAGAAGATTTATTCGTCCAACCAGTTGATCTTTCGCGTGGAGGTTTCACCAGCGGAGCCAGGGACTTGCCGATTCAGTTTTCTTTGCAAGGCCCGAGCCATGACACTTTGAAAAAGATCTCAGACCAGTTTATCGAGATGATGAAAAGAGAGAGGATTGCAGTGGACATTGATACGGATTTCAAGCTTGGCCAACCCGAGTGGCACATCATTCCCAACCGCGTCGAGGCTGCCCGCCGTGGAGTGACAATGGAAGCTTTGGGTAGGACGTTGAATGTAGCCGTCGGTGGCGTGCGTGCAGGGAAGTTTACCAACGACGCGCGGCGCTATGACGTGCGAGTAAAAGTAGAGGATAAACAACGGCAGACTTTGGAAGATGTGCTTTCACTAAAAGTGCGCAACCTTTACGGCGAGCTGGTAGCCGTGCGAGACGTCGTAACGGTCGAGAAAAGAGATTCTTTCCAAGTTATCACACGACGTAACCGCGAGCGCGCAATCCAGATCTCCGCCAACAACGCGCCTGGCATCACTCAAGCCGAGGCTCTGGCACGGGTGCAAAATTACGCAAAGGAAGTCTTGCCCCCAGGATATCGCCTTGTCCTTTCTGATAACGCACAGGCTTTCAAGGAGGCTTTTGCGGATTTAAGTTTCACGCTGTTTCTGGGCGTAGTGGTAGCTTATATGGTGCTGGCTTCACAGTTTAATAGCTTCGTGCACCCGTTTACGATTTTGTTGACTTTACCCTTTAGCGTGAGCGGTGCTTTCGGCGCTATGTTTGTGACAGGCCAAACGTTTAATATCTACAGCTTCATCGGCCTGATCTTGCTTATGGGAATTGTGAAGAAGAACGGCATTTTATTGGTCGAATTCACAAACCTCAGCCGCACGCGAGACGGACTTGGACTTGAAGAGAGTATCTTGCGAGCTGGCGCGGTGCGATTGCGGCCGATCGTGATGACATCATTTACGACGATCGTAGCAGCTTTGCCTGCAGCCTTGGCTTGGGGGCCGGGTGCAGAGAGCCGCGTGCCTATGGCGGTGACGGTCATCGGTGGGGTCTTAGTCTCTACTCTCTTTACGCTTTTTGTCGTGCCGTGTGCATATCGCGTCTTGGCTTGGAGCGAACGCTTCAAGCCAAGCACAGCGTAGGACTTGCTAGAAGTGGTGGTGATGCGCTTCAGAACATGCCTTCACTGGCATCAGCGATGGCGTTAATATTAAGTCCCTTAGCTGCATACTCCTCAAGCTTGTTGCGGATAGTGCGGACGCTGACGCCGAGTTGTTTTGCAGCCTGGGATTTGTTGTTGCCTGTGCGTTTTAGCATGACCGCAATGAGGCGCATTTCCATTTCCTCTATCGTCGGTAGAGGGCCGCTCATCCACGTGCCGGTCTCACGAGGTGATCCAGTGAGCACGAAGTCGCTGGCGTCGAGATGCGAGTTTGGAATAGCTAAGATCACTGCACGTTCGATAACGTTTTGGAGTTCACGCACGTTGCCTGGCCAACCGTAAGAGGCGAGTTTGGCGCGTGCTTGGGGCGTGAAACCGAGAATATTTTTGCCGTGTTTCTGCGCAAAACGTTTCAGGAAATAATCGCTGAAGATTTCGATGTCCTGTCCACGTTCACGAAGGGGAGGTAGGACGATCGGGACAACGTTTAGCCGGTAATAAAGGTCTTCTCTAAAGCGACCTCTTCGGACTTCTTCCTTTAAGTCGCGATTGGTAGCAGCTAATATGCGGATGTTGACCTTGATAGTTTTGTTGCCTCCGATGCGTTCGAATTCTTGCTGTTGAATCGCGCGGAGAAGCTTTACTTGAAGGGAAAGTGGGATTTCCGCGATTTCATCGAGGA
The Candidatus Methylacidiphilales bacterium DNA segment above includes these coding regions:
- a CDS encoding SIS domain-containing protein, giving the protein MEASANVNVSVFSSLIQRQYESLDRVVKASESALLKIEKIAVCVVEVLREGGKILTAGNGGSAADALHMAEEFVGRYAKNRVSLPALALCADGTALTCIANDYGFEDVFARQVEGLGRKGDALIIFSTSGNSKNLLLALQVAKRKGLKTIAFLGKQGGMCAGHADLEWIVPSEMTARIQEMHTWALHCILECVDAVYE
- a CDS encoding type II secretion system GspH family protein; amino-acid sequence: MKTRCKPRKNFLASKLLPRLNAMSLLSRMSRNPKIQAFTLVELLVVVAIIGILLSLAVAVVPMVMKRAKSVEALTIAQNMVNGFTQYLAEYQRWPLAVGSQVEPTQAYAMLSGAEASPLNARQIVFVEFPVKYLDNPNPKLATKVLDPWKNDFQIRIDDNLDGVITDLPDVRNVSGYVSINATAAVWSLGPKGLKETNQRNFIVTW
- a CDS encoding 3-deoxy-7-phosphoheptulonate synthase → MSSLASKALHLENLRVRDFLPLITPAEIHQRYPISNRAAEIVHQGRETIKAILRGQDRRLLVIVGPCSIHDVTGAMDYAQRLVQLRPKIEDAIYLVMRVYFEKPRTTIGWKGLINDPHINNTTDINSGLEIARKLLLEIAELGLPTATEMLDPIVPQYIADLVCWAAIGARTTESQTHREMASGLSMPVGFKNSTDGSVQNAIDAMVSSRNPHSFLGINEEGRTCIVKTRGNTDTHIILRGGKQGTNYEPSSIHAAQEALRKANLPPTLMIDCSHGNSNKVPVKQQIVWQSILDQRTKGNHEIIGAMIESYIEEGNQPPAPIEKLIYGVSITDPCISWPMTEQMLIEGATILRKAQS
- a CDS encoding efflux RND transporter permease subunit encodes the protein MTLSEIAIRRPVFAWMLMSALIIFGAITFNRLGISFFPDIEAQSINISVTWPGAAPEVMETEIVDRLEQALVSVVGVKEINSSIRQSIANITLELYPGTNADAAILEVQSGVSRVRLPDQADNPIITRNSPSDNPIMWIGVNSDSMSLAELIAYADLNLRDQFQTLPGVGEIILSGFSERNLRVWIDRNKLEQYELTALDVQRALESEHIEVAAGYLENPQQEINLRVMGEGLSPESVGEILITQRGGRPIYNTTIRLRDVARIEDDLNDIRRVSKIGLDKTIYTQKYGAQLKPGEHVVGFRGIGLGIRKLPGANAVAVSDRVKQRVEEIRKRLPPSINMQVNFDQSVFTREAVHETEFTLILAAILTSLVCWIFLGSWTSTLNVIMAIPTSVLGTFIIMYFSGFTLNFFTLLALSLSIGVVVDDAIMVLENIVRHKEMGKSSWRAALDGAREITFPALAATFSIVAIFFPLAFTTGIVGEFLFQFAVTFSAAVLLSYVEAITLTPMRCSQFLQVGRVNFLTRGVDALIHWLSARYVEALRIAIAHRWKVLAGCAALFFISLQILSWVPKEFAPAQDQSIIFVRFQTPVGSSLEFTVGKMEEVEAYLKRREDTLRYFIAVGGFGGGEVNTGIAFVTLVPPSQRKLRQQAIIEEYRRDLNRIEDLFVQPVDLSRGGFTSGARDLPIQFSLQGPSHDTLKKISDQFIEMMKRERIAVDIDTDFKLGQPEWHIIPNRVEAARRGVTMEALGRTLNVAVGGVRAGKFTNDARRYDVRVKVEDKQRQTLEDVLSLKVRNLYGELVAVRDVVTVEKRDSFQVITRRNRERAIQISANNAPGITQAEALARVQNYAKEVLPPGYRLVLSDNAQAFKEAFADLSFTLFLGVVVAYMVLASQFNSFVHPFTILLTLPFSVSGAFGAMFVTGQTFNIYSFIGLILLMGIVKKNGILLVEFTNLSRTRDGLGLEESILRAGAVRLRPIVMTSFTTIVAALPAALAWGPGAESRVPMAVTVIGGVLVSTLFTLFVVPCAYRVLAWSERFKPSTA
- a CDS encoding prepilin-type N-terminal cleavage/methylation domain-containing protein, coding for MSLPKISLTRQKAGFTLIELLVAMAVVGLLAGIIAGIAPLALEKGKRSRAQAEIAALELALQSYKDEQGDYPEASVPQAGEAYTTETSAYISAGNILYGALRGGDPNIPPQATPSSPSIPVYYQAKLNHVSSTPPYHFIDPYRRPYGYSSLTQARFNQGLYDLWSLGSKPENVHQWIKNWTGN
- a CDS encoding nucleoside deaminase is translated as MLHRKDTKKRSCPFPPLHTSELVHDDLYFMIHAYNEARRAWELDEVPVGAVVEFAGSIIAKAHNQVEQLKDPTAHAEILAISQAAAHIGDWRLNEATLYVTKEPCPMCAGASIMARLKRVVFAIPDPKLGCLGGATALHTIPSFYHSLEVSIGILETPCRELLQAFFQEKRL
- a CDS encoding TolC family protein, coding for MTLSLQECYQRAVRQSERLGISREEIRAAEGRYQQAIATLVPKVVIRTGAQWQDRPIFAFGAEPKETSTSLSLWIRQPLFNGFREFHAASAGRAEIRRRIFDEVRARQELYIDIITLGRQILYYEKDLKLLAEMEQVLNRRVEDLKRRVELGQSRPGELLQSKSEVANLRVTTQRIQGFLHASRELMAFLIGLPASSWTLRDNWSWPRLEALEEYLKKTETRPDLLAAIEAERSARSLLKAKQAETYPSINIETHIYLYEDPKAPRDWNVFLSAALPIFDFIEIGGRVKEQKAALQQSRLSLERLRRTADQEVRTAFSNFNALVAQIVELREAERLAIENLKVQEEDYTLGRVTNLDVIDALRRKLDLQRQKISAETEALIEYERLHVAAGGSRL